One genomic segment of Manis pentadactyla isolate mManPen7 chromosome 1, mManPen7.hap1, whole genome shotgun sequence includes these proteins:
- the LOC118922008 gene encoding arylacetamide deacetylase-like produces MCNAVRWLLCQDVLNKYGIDPERTGISGDSAGGNLAVAVTQQAFREEIAPINLKVKTVNDLSSQLSPLDLHPSLKMSRQLDDLNSDGNFCSAGTSGPSTQV; encoded by the exons ATGTGTAATGCAGTAAGGTGGTTATTATGCCAAGATGTTCTTAACAAATACGGTATAGATCCTGAAAGAACTGGTATTTCTGGAGACAGTGCTGGAGGGAATTTGGCTGTAGCAGTGACTCAACAG gCATTTAGAGAAGAAATTGCACCAATCAACTTAAAAGTTAAAAcagtaaatgatttatccagtcAGCTATCTCCACTTGACCTACATCCATCTCTAAAGATGTCTCGCCAGCTAGATGACCTTAATAGCGATGGAAACTTTTGCAG tgccggaaccagtgggccgagcacacaggtataa